A segment of the Acidimicrobiales bacterium genome:
CCGAGGTCATGGCCCTGTTCGACGCCGTCGTCGAGAGCAGCCAGGTCGGGGTGCGCAAGCCGGATCCGCGCTTCTACGAGCTGGCGTGCGAGCTGCTCGCCGTGGCGCCGGAGGAGTGCGTGTTCCTCGACGACCTGGGGGTGAACCTCAAGCCGGCGCGGGCCATGGGCATGACCACCATCAAGGTGGTCGATCCCGGGCAGGCGCTGGCCGAGCTCGAGGCCGTGGTCGGCTTCCCGCTCGGCTGACACCGACCGCGCCCGCCGGGGCGCCGACGCGCCCTACCCTGGCTCTCGCCATGCGCCTGCTGGTCGTCGAGGACGAAGAGGATCTGGCCGGGGCCGTCGCCCTCGGCCTGCGCCGCGAGGGCTATGCCGTCGACCTGGCCGGCACCGTGGGCGAGGCCCTGGAGCGGCTCACCACGACCGCCTACGACCTCGTGTGCCTCGACCTGAACCTGCCCGACGGCGACGGACGCGAGGTGTGCCGCTCGCTCCGGGCGTCGGGGTCGGTCGACGGCACCAGGACCAGGGTGCTGATGCTCACGGCCCGCACCTCGCTCGACGACCGCGTCGCCGGGCTCGACGACGGCGCCGACGACTACCTGGTGAAGCCGTTCGGCTTCCCGGAGCTCACCGCCCGGGTGCGGGCGCTCCTGCGGCGCGACCTCCAGCGGGGCTCCGGGCTGCTGCGCGTCGGCGCCCTCGAGCTCGACGCCGCCCGCTTCGAGGCCCGCCGGCACGACCGGCCCCTGGGGCTCACGCCCAAGGAGTTCGCGCTGCTCCGCTACCTCATGCTCCACTCGGGCGACGTGCTGACCCCCGAGCGCCTGCTCGAGCACGTGTGGGACGGCGAGGTCGACCCGTTCTCCAACACGGTGCGGGTGACCGTGTCCAACCTCCGCCGCAAGCTGGCCGCCGCCGACCCCGACCGGCGCCAACCCATCGAGACGGTGGTGGGCCGGGGGTACCGCCTCTCCGACCCGGCGTGAGCAGCACCCGGCTCCGGCTGGCGGCCTGGATCGCAGCGGGGCTGGTGGCGGCCGGCTGCCTGACCCTGGCCGTTGTGAACCTGGCCGCGGCCCGCGCCCTGCAGGGCACCCCGGTCACGAGCGGCGTGGTGGGCGAGATCGAGGCGGATCTCGGCGAGCAGGCGGTGCTGCCGTTCCAGACCGTGACCCAGGTCCTCGCCGCCCTCGAGCGGCGGGCCAACGAGCGGGCCCTGGCCCGGGTCCGCTCCAGCTCGTGGTGGGCGCTGGCCGCCCTGCTGCCCGCCAGCGCGGCCACCGGCTGGCTGCTGGCCGGATGGTGGGAGCGACGGCGCGACGCGGCGCTGCCGGCCCTGCCCGTCGATCCGGACGCGACGGCGCGGGCGGCGTTCCGCGCCCTGGTGGAGGAGGCCTCCCACGAGCTCCGCAACCCGCTCGCCGTCGTCACCACCAACCTCGACCTGGTGGCGTCGTCGGGTCCGAGCGACGACCCCGCGGCCACCCGGCAGGCAGCCCAGGCCGCCCAACGGGCCGCCCGCCGGATGGCGGCCACCCTCGACGGGCTGGCGGCGGGCACGCTCGACCCGGCCTCGCCGGGCACCCGGCCGGCGGTCGCGATCGACGCCGTCACGGCCGGCGTCGTCGAGGAGTTCGGCCCGCTGGCCGGGGCCAGGGGGGTGAGCGTCGAGCAGGTGCAGGGCGGGCCCGGGGCCACGGTGCGGGGGGACCGGCTCGCCCTCCGCCGAGCGCTCGCCAACCTGGTCGCCAACGCGGTCCGCCTCGCCCCGTCCGGCTCCACGGTCCGGTGCGCGAGCGGGGTCCGGGGAGCCTGGGTGTGGACGGGCGTCGCCGACGAGGGCCCCGGGATCCCGGCGGAGGCGCAGCCGCACGTGTTCGAGCGGGGCTGGCAGGGCACCACCCGGCCGCACGACGGGCGGCCGGGTGGGCTCGGGCTGGCCATCGTCCGCCAGGTCGCCGAGGGCCACGGCGGGTTGGTCCGCCTGCACTCACGGGAGGGCGTCGGCACCCACGTGGTGCTGTGGCTCCCGGCCGCCGGCGAGCGGATGCCGATGGGGCCCGCCAGCGGAGCCGACCCTCCCCACAGCGACCCGCTGGGCGACCTCGGCACCGACCCGAAGCCGGCGCCTCCCCCCGCCCTTTGACCGGAACAACTGACGCTGTCGGGGGTCCTGACGCTGTCGCCCAGGGGAGGTACGCGTCGCAGGTCTTGCCGACGTGGCCCACCCCGTAGGGCGGGTCGGTCCACACCATGTCGGCCAGCCCGCCGGCCATCACCCGCTCCACCTCCGCGGGCCGGGTGGCGTCGCCGCACAGCACCCGATGCTCCCCCAGCACCCACAGGTCGCCCGTGGCGCTCGTCGGAGGCGCCGCCGCGGGCACATCGTCCTCGCCTGGCCGCAGTGTCCGTCCAGCCGAGCTGGCGGGCGGCCAGCAGCGTGTGGTTCCCGGCGATCACCGTGCGGTCCGACCGGCGGGCCACGATCGGCTTGCGCTGCCCGAACGTGGCCAGCGACCGGGCGACCGCGTCGACGTCACCGCGGCGCGGGTTGCCGGCCAGCAGCAAGAGGGTGTCGGTGGGGGCGGCCAGCTCGGCCAGGTCGGAGGCGATCACGCAGGTCGGTTGCTGCCGGTTGCGGGGGGTTGCTGCGACACGCCGTTCAGGGTGCCGAGCGCAGCTGCCCACACGGTTGGCAGCCCCACACCGGCGGCTCCCCGGTAGCTCAGCGGCGGGCGTCCACATCGACGACCTGGCCCGCGCTCCGGCGTGGCAGACAAGCCCATCTACCGCCCAACTTGGCAACGCAGTGAACGTCGGCGTCGTGCGGCACGTCGCGGAAAGGCTGTTCCTCGGTGGCGACGCCCCGTGGGCCCGCTGGCGCGACGCGCTCGTGTCGGCGGCTGGCTGATCCGCCTTCACTTGATCTGGACGTTCCGTCCGTCCCGTCCGTGCAGTGCGCTCCCGTGATGCGCCGTGTCGTCCAGTTCTGTGCACATCGTGTGCACATCCAGCCAATGCGTATCCGTGAGCCCGCAACGGACTGATGCTCTGGCTCTGTCGAAACTGGCAGCGCATCATGACGGTGGAGGTGCTTCGCCGCTGCGGATGAATGTCGCATGGTGGGAGCCGCACGAGAGAAGGGAGAGGGAGCATGACGACTCACACGGTCATCAGGGCGATGGGTGTTGCCGCGCTCCTCCTCACGGGTATCGCGCTGGTGGGTTGCTCATCGGGGGACGACGACGCTGCCGAGACGCCGATCGGCCAGGCCCTCACCGAGAAGTTCCTCCAGGGAGGCGGGGTCACCAATGAAGAGGAAGCCCGATGTGTCGCCGGCGGCTTCGTCGACGGTCTCGGCGAGGATCGGATCGAAGAGCTCGGCTTCACACCCGACGACGTGGACATGATCGAAGGCGCTGCCTTCACCGACGAGGAGATCGACACGATGGTCGACGTGTACTTCGACTGTGTCGACGTCCGTCGGGTGATCGTCGCCAACCTCGCCCCCGACGTCGGCGACGAAGTGGCGGACTGTGTCGCCGAGAACCTGCCCGAGGATGTGCTCCGCGACTTCGTCGCGGCGGGCAACTTCGGCGTGGACATGCCCGTCGAGTCAGACCAGGCGTTCCGCGACGTCTCCGCCGAATGTGGCCTGCCAGTCGGCTGACAGCCGAGATCGGTCACCACTCGGCAGTAGATCGAGTCGAGTCAGCGGCATGCGCGCCCACCCAGCCCGCTCCCGCAAGCTCACCGAAGAAGGCGCCACCTGGAATCCAGCTCGCCCAGGGGGAGGAATCTCGATGAGCAACCCCTGGGGATTCCGACGAGCGGCGTCAGATCCGATCGGAGAGAGGCTCGACCACCCCTGGGTCCGTGCCCGCCTCTCTGGACTCAGGGTAGAGAAGCGCCACCAGCTCACGCGGCGGTGCCTTTGCGTCGGGCGGCGCGGATGCGGCGCCGTTGGCGTTCGCTGGTGGCGCCCCACACGCCGTGGCGGACGTGGTTCGCGGCGAGGAACGCGGTCCGTCGGGCGGCCACGCTGCGGGCGCTCTTGCCTCTTGGCGTCCAGACCCGTCTGGCATGGCGGTCAGGGCGCCGGGCCGACCTGCCCGCACGGTGGCAGCCCCACACGGCCCGCTCCCGGCGAACCAGCATGGTTGCATGGAGCGACCCCGACAGCGACGGTTGAGCCCTTTAACCGAGCCTTACACCGCCGAAAGGCCTCCTTTAGCCCCTTCTCCGTACCGTCGGGGTTGCTCCGACCCGAGGAGGACGCGTGAGCAACCCGACCGAGCTGGCCGATCGCCGCCACCTCACCCGCCGTGACCTGCCGGTGGCGCCGCCCGTCGTCGACGCCCCGCCCCCGCTGCAGCCCCCCGGCGCGCCGCCCCGCCCACCGGGCCCCCCGCCGGGCCTCGCGGCCGGCGGCCCGCCCTCGCCCCCGGCACCCCCCCGGCGGTCTCGCCGGGGCCTGGTGCTCGGCGCCGTCGGGGCGCTCCTCGTCGTCGCGATCGGCGGTGGCCTGCTCGTGCTCACCGATCCCTTCGGCGGCGACGGCACGGCCGGGGCCGGCGCCGGTGCGGCCGCCGCCGCGTCCCAGGAGCCGGCGGCCCGGGCTGCGGCCGCTCTCCTCCCGAGCGTCGTGCAGATCGAGACCGACGCGGGCGCCATGGGTGCCGGCTTCGTGTACGAGGACGGCTACGTGCTCACGGTCGCCCACGTGGTGGGCGGGTCGGACGCCGTCACCGTGCGGCTCTCCGACGGCACCGAGATCGATGGCGAGGTGACGGGTGCGAACCGCGCCGAGGACGTCGCCGTCGTCGCCGTCGACCCGGCGACCCCCGGGCTGGTCACCGCCGAGCTCGGGCGGGACGACGACGTGGAGGTCGGCGAGGTTGCGGTGGCCATCGGGAGCCCGCTCGGCTTCGACCAGACCGTCACGTCCGGCATCATCTCGGGCCTCGACCGCACCCTGGAGATGCCCGACCTCACCCTGACGGGCCTCCTGCAGACCGACGCCCCGATCAACCCGGGCAACTCCGGTGGTCCGCTCGCCGACGGCGACGGGCGGGTCATCGGGCTGAACACCGCCATCGCCACCCAGTCGGGCGGCAGCGACGGGCTCGGCTTCGCCATCCCCATCGGCCACGCCCTGCAGGTGGCGACCGACCTCCGCAACGGCATCGGGAACGACCCGGCCGACGACCCGGGCGGCCTGGGCGGGCTCGACGAGCTCCTCCCCGAGCTGCCCGACCTGGGCGACCTCGACCAGATCCTGCCCGGGCTGGGCGAGCTGTTCGACTGGCTCCTCGGCGACGGCGGCCTGTTCGACGAGCCTGCCCCCGCGGATCCGTCCGAGCCGTCCGACCCGTCCGAGCCGTCCGACCCGTCGGCCGCCCCCGACCGCCTCCTCGGCACCGACGGGCTGCCGTCGGCCTACGAGGTCGTGTCGTCGCAGATCCGCACGTCGGGTGACACCGTCGAGCAGGTCGTCGAGCTCGAGGGCCCTGACGGCACCGTCACGATCCAGGCCGAGCAGGGCCCCGACGTGGAGGCCGCCTTCGACGACCTGGCCGGCCGCGGTGACCCCGTCGAGGTGCGCACGGCAGAGGGCGTGCTGATCGACGGGAGCAGCGACGTGACCCTCGCCTGGGTGGAGGACGGCGGATCGCCCGTGGTGGTCGTGATCACCGCTCCCGCCGGCACCCCGGCCGACGACCTGGTGGCGCTGGCCGAGGCGCTGGAGGTGCGCTCGTGAGCGCGGGGCCCATCACCCGCGACGAGCTCACCCGGGCCACGGCCCAGCTCGACCAGCTGCTCTTCGAGATCCGGCGGGTGATCGTCGGGCAGGACCGGGTGCTCGAGCGCATCCTCACGACCCTCCTGGCGGGCGGGCACTGCCTGCTCGAGGGCGTGCCAGGGCTCGGGAAGACCCTCACCCTCGCCACCCTCGCCAAGGTGATGGGGGGGTCGTTCTCGAGGATCCAGTTCACCGCCGACCTGCTCCCCGCCGACGTCGTGGGCACCCGCATCTACAAGCCCTCGGCCGAGTCGTTCGAGGTCGAGCGGGGCCCCGTGTTCGCCAACGTCGTGCTGGCCGACGAGGTCAACCGGGCCCCGGCCAAGGCCCAGTCGGCCCTGCTCGAGGTCATGCAGGAGCACCAGGTCAGCATCGGCGGCGTCACCATGCGGGTGCCCGAGCCGTTCTTCGTCCTGGCCACCCAGAACCCGATCGAGTCGGAGGGCGTCTACCCGCTCCCCGAGGCCCAGCGCGACCGCTTCCTCATGCGCGTGCCCGTCGACTACCCGACGCCGGCGGAGGAGGTCGAGGTGGTGCGCCGCGACGGGGCCGGCCCGGCGACCGTGAGCCGCCTGCTCGACCCGGGCGACCTGCTCGCCCTCCAGGCCCTGGCCGGGCGCGTGCAGATCGACGGCCCGGTGGTCGACTACGCGCTGCGCCTGGTCCTCGCCACCCGCGAGCCGACCGCCCACGGCATGGCGCACCTCGACGGGCTCCTGGCCTTCGGCGCCAGCCCCCGGGCGTCGATCGGCCTCGTGCGCGCGGCGCGCTCCCTGGCCCTGCTCCGGGGTCGGGCCCACGCCCTCCCGCAGGACGTGTACGACGTCGCCTACGACGTGCTGAACCACCGGGTGACGCTGTCGTTCACCGCCCTCGCCGACGGCATCACGCTGGACGACGTGCTCGTCGACCTGTTGCGCACCGTGCCGGCTCCGCGGCTGGTCCCGGTGGCCGCCACCGCACCGGCCACGCCGGCCGGGGACGCGGCCGGGCCCGCCGCCCCGGGCCGGCCGGCCGCGCCCCCGCCGGCCGCCACGGCCGCCACGGCCGCCACGGCCGACACGGCCACCACCGCCACCCAACCGGTCGGGATCGCCACGCCGGTCGGCCCGCCCACCGGCCCGTGGCCGGGCCGACCGTGAGGCGCCGCCGCGGCGAGCCCGCGCCCGGCGACCTCCCGCGCCTCGTCCAGAGGCCCGTCGACGGCCTCCGGGGCGTGGAGCTCACCGTGCTGCGGCGCATCGACGGGCTGCTCCACGGCGACTACCAGGGCGTCCTGCCGGGGCCAGGCTCGGAGCCCGGTGACGCCCGCCCGTACGAACCGGGTGACGACGTGCGCCGCATCGACTGGCCCGTGACCGCTCGCACCGGGACCCTGCACCTCCGCGAACGGGTCGCCGACCACGACCTGCAGGTGCTGGTGGTGCTCGACCTGTCGGCCAGCATGGACTTCGGCACGGCGCGCTGCACCAAGCGCGAGCTGGCCCTCGACGCCATCGCGACCATCGGGCTGCTGGCCGCCCGCGGCGCCAACCGCACGGGTGCCCTGGTGGTGGCCGGCGAACGCCGGCAGTGGCTGCCACCCCAGGGCGGCCGCACCGGGCTGGCCGCGCTGGTGCACCGCCTCCAGCAGGAGCCGACGGGCGACGGCCCCACCGACCTGGGTGCGGGCCTCGCCGCGCTGGCCGGCCTCGTCCGGCGTCGTGGGCTGGTGGTCGTCGTCTCCGACTTCCTGGGCCCCCCCACCTGGGCCCGCCCGCTGCGCGCCACCGCAGCCCGCCACGACGTGCTCGCCGTCGAGGTGGTCGATCCCCGGGAGGTCGAGCTCCCCGACGTGGGCTTCGTGGTCTTCTCCGACCCCGAGACCGGGGCCGAGCGCCGCGTCGACACCGGGCGCGCCGGGCTCCGCGAGGGCTACGCCCGCGCCGCCGCCCGCCACCGGGCCGACGTCGCGGCGGCCCTCCGTGGCGCCGGCGCCGGTCACGTGCAGCTCCGCACCGACCGCGACTGGGTCGGCGACCTGGCCCGCCACCTCGCCGTCCGACGCCGCCAACGGCTGGGTGCCCCCGCCCGCTCCGGGGGCACCGCCGGCCCTGCACCCACCCCCATCACGTCGGCGGTGGCCCGGTGAACGGCCTCCGGTTCCTCGACGGCCTGCGGCTCTGGCTGCTCCTGTTGCCGGCCGTGCTGCTGGTGGCCTACGTGGTCCTCCAGCTCCGACGACCCCGCTACACCCTTCGCTTCACCGGCCTCGACCTGCTGGCCAAGGTCGCGCCCGACCGGCCGGGATGGCGTCGCCACCTGCCCGCGCTGGCCCTGCTGCTCGGCGTGATGGCCCTCGTGCTCGCCACCGCCAAGCCGGTCCGGGCCGAGGAGGTCCCCCAGCCGCTGGCGACGGTGGTGCTCGCCCTCGACGTGTCCAACTCCATGCAGGCCACCGACGTCGCCCCCAGCCGGCTGGCCGCGGCCAAGGACGCCGCCACCCGCTTCGTCGACCTCGTGCCCGACGGCGTGCAGATCAGCCTGGTCACGTTCTCCGAGACCGTGCAGGTCCGCGTGGCGCCCACCGACGACCGCGACGCCCTCGTCGCCGCCATCGACCGGCTCCGCCTGGGGCCGGGAACGGCGATCGGCGAGGCGATCTACGCCAGCCTGGCCGTGCTCCCCGAAGCCGTCACCGCCGACGGCACCCGAGGGTCCGGCTCGGCCGACGCGACCGAGGGGGTGGCCGACGGCGACACCTCGCCCGGGAGCATCGTGCTCCTCTCCGACGGCGAGACCACGTCGGGCCGCTCGGAGGCCGAGGCCGCCCGGGCCGCCGAGGAAGCCGGCGTGCCGGTCTCGACGGTGGCCTTCGGCACCGACCGGGGCACGATCGAGATCGACGGCCAGACGGTCCCCGTGCCCGTCGACACGGCCGCGCTCCGAGGGGTGGCCCGCACCACCGACGGCACGTTCGCGGCGGCGGCGTCGGCCGAGCAGCTCACCGACGTGTTCGAGGGCCTGGGCCGCACCGCCGGCACCACCACCGAGGAGCGCGACGTGAGCGGGTGGTTCCTCGCCGCTGCGCTGGTCCTGCTGCTGGGCGCGGCCGCCGGCTCGCTGGTCTGGTTCAGCCGCCTGCCGTAGCGGCTCGTCAGGCCTGCGGCGGGGTCATCGCCCCCAGAGGGTCGGCGAGGATCCCCATCTGGACCATGATCGACAGGTCGTCCCAGTAGTTGTCGACGGCCACGATCCGGCCGTCGCGGGCAGTGGAGATGCTCACCCCGCGCATCTCGACGTGCGCACCCGTCGGCGGGACCTGCACGCCCGCGTCGAGCGACAGCGGGCCGGTGTTGGTGGCCGACCACGTGAACTCGACCGCCGAGGTGTCGCCGTCGACGAGCACCCGGTGCACGGTGACGTGGGCGTCGGGCCATCCCAGCCACTCGCGCTGCCAATGGCCGATCACCTCGACGCGGCCCCGGTACACGATCGGCTCGGCGCCCATGTGCCAGGTGCCCACCACGTCGTCGGCATAGCGCATCGCGTCGACGTCCCTGGCGTTGTACGCGTCGATCTCGGCGGTGGCCATGGCTCGCGGGTCCATCGGTGCTCCCTCGCTGGCAGGACGGTGCGAGGAGTCTGCTACAGCCTGCCGACGCTGTCGTCGAGGAGCTGCGCCTGCTCCTGGGCGTGGATCCTCCCCGAGCCGGTCGCGGGGCTGCCCGACGCGGCCCGGCTCACGTGGCGCAGCGAGTGGAACCCGTCGCGCAGGATCCGGTGCAGGCGGCCGTGGACGAAGTTCCACGCCCCCATGTTCTCGGGCTCCTCCTGGAGCCAGACCACCTCGGCCGCGTTCGGGAAGGTGTCGAGCAACCGCACGATCTCGTCGCCGGGCCACGGGTAGAGCTGCTCCACGCGCGCCACGGCCACCGGCGCACCGATCTGGTCCCGGCGGGCCATGGCGTCGTAGCCGACCTTCCCCGAGCACAGCACGACCTGCCGGACGGCGCCCCGGTCGGCGACCCCCAGGTCGTCGAGCACCTCCTGGAACGCCGTGCCCGGCTCGAGGCAGACGACCGGGGACCGCGCGCCCTTGGCCCGCAGCAGCGACTTGGGCGTGAAGACCACCAGCGGCTTGCGGACCTCGCGGTGCACCTGGCGGCGCAGGGCGTGGAAGTACTGCGCGGCTGTGGTCGGGTACACGATCTGCAGGTTGTCCTCGGCGGCCAGGGTGAGGAAGCGCTCCACCCGGGCCGAGGAGTGCTCGGGCCCCTGGCCCTCGTAGCCGTGGGGCAGCAGCAGCACGAGGCCCGACGTCTGACCCCACTTGTCCTCGGCGGCCACCACGAACTGGTCGATGATGATCTGCGCACCGTTGGCGAAGTCGCCGAACTGCGCCTCCCACAGCACCAGGGCGTCCTTGTGCACCACGGAGTAGCCGTACTCGAAGCCAAGGGCCGCGTACTCCGACAGCAGCGAGTCGTACACCCAGAACTTGCCGCGCCGGGGCTCGAGGCGCTGCAGCGGGACGAGCTCGGCCTCGTTCACGTGGTCGACGAGCACGCTGTGGCGCTGCGAGAAGGTGCCCCGACCGCTGTCCTGGCCCGACAGGCGGATGTCGGTCCCC
Coding sequences within it:
- a CDS encoding response regulator transcription factor → MRLLVVEDEEDLAGAVALGLRREGYAVDLAGTVGEALERLTTTAYDLVCLDLNLPDGDGREVCRSLRASGSVDGTRTRVLMLTARTSLDDRVAGLDDGADDYLVKPFGFPELTARVRALLRRDLQRGSGLLRVGALELDAARFEARRHDRPLGLTPKEFALLRYLMLHSGDVLTPERLLEHVWDGEVDPFSNTVRVTVSNLRRKLAAADPDRRQPIETVVGRGYRLSDPA
- a CDS encoding HAMP domain-containing histidine kinase, which gives rise to MSSTRLRLAAWIAAGLVAAGCLTLAVVNLAAARALQGTPVTSGVVGEIEADLGEQAVLPFQTVTQVLAALERRANERALARVRSSSWWALAALLPASAATGWLLAGWWERRRDAALPALPVDPDATARAAFRALVEEASHELRNPLAVVTTNLDLVASSGPSDDPAATRQAAQAAQRAARRMAATLDGLAAGTLDPASPGTRPAVAIDAVTAGVVEEFGPLAGARGVSVEQVQGGPGATVRGDRLALRRALANLVANAVRLAPSGSTVRCASGVRGAWVWTGVADEGPGIPAEAQPHVFERGWQGTTRPHDGRPGGLGLAIVRQVAEGHGGLVRLHSREGVGTHVVLWLPAAGERMPMGPASGADPPHSDPLGDLGTDPKPAPPPAL
- a CDS encoding trypsin-like peptidase domain-containing protein: MLTDPFGGDGTAGAGAGAAAAASQEPAARAAAALLPSVVQIETDAGAMGAGFVYEDGYVLTVAHVVGGSDAVTVRLSDGTEIDGEVTGANRAEDVAVVAVDPATPGLVTAELGRDDDVEVGEVAVAIGSPLGFDQTVTSGIISGLDRTLEMPDLTLTGLLQTDAPINPGNSGGPLADGDGRVIGLNTAIATQSGGSDGLGFAIPIGHALQVATDLRNGIGNDPADDPGGLGGLDELLPELPDLGDLDQILPGLGELFDWLLGDGGLFDEPAPADPSEPSDPSEPSDPSAAPDRLLGTDGLPSAYEVVSSQIRTSGDTVEQVVELEGPDGTVTIQAEQGPDVEAAFDDLAGRGDPVEVRTAEGVLIDGSSDVTLAWVEDGGSPVVVVITAPAGTPADDLVALAEALEVRS
- a CDS encoding MoxR family ATPase, which translates into the protein MSAGPITRDELTRATAQLDQLLFEIRRVIVGQDRVLERILTTLLAGGHCLLEGVPGLGKTLTLATLAKVMGGSFSRIQFTADLLPADVVGTRIYKPSAESFEVERGPVFANVVLADEVNRAPAKAQSALLEVMQEHQVSIGGVTMRVPEPFFVLATQNPIESEGVYPLPEAQRDRFLMRVPVDYPTPAEEVEVVRRDGAGPATVSRLLDPGDLLALQALAGRVQIDGPVVDYALRLVLATREPTAHGMAHLDGLLAFGASPRASIGLVRAARSLALLRGRAHALPQDVYDVAYDVLNHRVTLSFTALADGITLDDVLVDLLRTVPAPRLVPVAATAPATPAGDAAGPAAPGRPAAPPPAATAATAATADTATTATQPVGIATPVGPPTGPWPGRP
- a CDS encoding DUF58 domain-containing protein; protein product: MRRRRGEPAPGDLPRLVQRPVDGLRGVELTVLRRIDGLLHGDYQGVLPGPGSEPGDARPYEPGDDVRRIDWPVTARTGTLHLRERVADHDLQVLVVLDLSASMDFGTARCTKRELALDAIATIGLLAARGANRTGALVVAGERRQWLPPQGGRTGLAALVHRLQQEPTGDGPTDLGAGLAALAGLVRRRGLVVVVSDFLGPPTWARPLRATAARHDVLAVEVVDPREVELPDVGFVVFSDPETGAERRVDTGRAGLREGYARAAARHRADVAAALRGAGAGHVQLRTDRDWVGDLARHLAVRRRQRLGAPARSGGTAGPAPTPITSAVAR
- a CDS encoding VWA domain-containing protein — translated: MNGLRFLDGLRLWLLLLPAVLLVAYVVLQLRRPRYTLRFTGLDLLAKVAPDRPGWRRHLPALALLLGVMALVLATAKPVRAEEVPQPLATVVLALDVSNSMQATDVAPSRLAAAKDAATRFVDLVPDGVQISLVTFSETVQVRVAPTDDRDALVAAIDRLRLGPGTAIGEAIYASLAVLPEAVTADGTRGSGSADATEGVADGDTSPGSIVLLSDGETTSGRSEAEAARAAEEAGVPVSTVAFGTDRGTIEIDGQTVPVPVDTAALRGVARTTDGTFAAAASAEQLTDVFEGLGRTAGTTTEERDVSGWFLAAALVLLLGAAAGSLVWFSRLP
- a CDS encoding nuclear transport factor 2 family protein, with amino-acid sequence MDPRAMATAEIDAYNARDVDAMRYADDVVGTWHMGAEPIVYRGRVEVIGHWQREWLGWPDAHVTVHRVLVDGDTSAVEFTWSATNTGPLSLDAGVQVPPTGAHVEMRGVSISTARDGRIVAVDNYWDDLSIMVQMGILADPLGAMTPPQA